The sequence TGATGGTGAACCGCACCCCGCCCTTCTTCACGCACGGCACCCTGCCAAAAGCGACGAGCTAGCTAGGTTAGCATACACGCATGATCATGAAAGTTCTTGGTCAACCTGATCGATGGAGGACGGCGGACGGACCTTTGGTAGATGATGGGGATGATGCCGCCGCGGTAGACGCCGATCTTCTCCCAGGCGGGCTGCGCCATGTCGAAGTGGGGGCGCGGCGGGTTGCACCAGCCGCCCTTGTCGCTGGGGAGGTCCCAGTTGGGCGGGCAGAAGTTGGTGGCGGTGACGGTGACGGACACGCCGGGCTTGCACCACGTCTTGTCCGTCTTGCGGTCGCACACCACCTTGTAGCACTGCCCGCACGCGCCGCCGTCGCTGAAGAGCGCCGTGCTCAGCGCCGTCGTCCGCGCGCCGTACCCCTGCGCATACAGGTTCCCGTACCCGCACGCCCCGCCTGCATGTACATACGTATGATCATGCATAAACTGCCATTAATTAGCAGCTAGTGATCGAGCGGCGGTTCACGTACCCATGGTGCCGGAGGCGTCGCTGCCGCCGTAGAAGGTGGCGTGCGCCCTCACCCACCCGCTCGGCTCCAGGGCGTCCGCGGCGATGGCCAGCAGTAGGCAGCCGAGCGCGAGCGCGACCGCCGTGCGCACGTAGGTTCCGGCCATGGCCTACCACCAGTCGATCAGTTTCCTCTGAACAGCCGTACGTGGTTTCTTCTGTACTTGTGGCTATGGAGATGTGGCTCGAATGATGTCTCTCTGATGAATGAACGGTGAACATGCCGATGATATATATAAGAGATGGTATATCTACACGTAAGGTAAAGGCTCGCGTGCGTGAGGCGAGTGGCGAATAACAAGCTTAAGGTGCACATGCACGCGCGTGACTTGCGCGTGTGGCACATCGTGAAGATGCTTTCGTACGCGCATGCATGCATGACATGGCCTCATCCTGATCGGCACACACCTACTCCAGTACCCATCCAATGTTCTTCGTACATCTCCATCTTGCTTCAGAGGCATGCATGCATGATCCCTAGCGAAAACCTAAAAGTGACCAATCTTTCTGAAACCAATTCGCTGAAAATATATCAACAACCGGGCCTCCGGGTCGACATGCAGAAATATTCTAACAAACTGATAGATCTTTCCCTGCATGTATGCGTCCAGTTCTGTCCTCAGTTTGTTATTATCACCCAGAAAGGGAGGAGATGAAAAGATGAGGTGCAAAAAAGGTGGTGTGGACGTACGTCGGAAGCAATGAAAGCTTCTTTCGTCTACAAGACGTGTTGGGCTGGTGGTGTGCGTACGCTTCCATGTGTTGATTGCCAAAGAGTTAAAGGAGGTTTGACACTCTCGGCTCAGCTAGCCAGCCGGACGGTGCATGCGAGAAGAAGACGGGATGAGGCGCACGTAGCCATGTTAGTGTGCTTGCTTGCCTGTGCACTCTCAAGCAGCGTTATACTATATGAATAGTAGTATGATCGATCCGGTGGTTGCAGTCTGGGGAATCTTTTTTACCTTGGCTACATATATATGGATTTGGTAGTTCGGCACAGCCGTAAGCAACGCAGTGGAAGATATGGATTTTAGTAGTGGCACTAGCACTCTAGCAGCAGGTTGCCGCGTGCTTTGCTTGCGTGCGCTGGGAAGGAAAAGGGCTTGATCGACAGAATTGACCAAGCGTCACGCCGTGCCCAAGGTCAGCTCCAGCAAGTCGCAGCGTACTTACTTCTTTTCCCTGGTATATATCATTTTTTAGCTAGCTCTTCTTCGCGAGTTTTTCTTACTTTGAACTCTACTAGTCCTACCGAGTTATAAGTGTGAACTGTTTATCTTGCATGTATATATGGAAGTCTGAAATCATAGTTCAGTGGTATGTGCTGTACTAGCTAGGGATTCACAATGCGAGACGGAACCGCCTTTTGTCCTATCATTAGTATCCAAGTGGTCAATTTTTTTTCCTATTGATAGACGCTTGATGCCAAGATTATTTTTGTGAGTACCGGTTTTGGTGTAGTACTAGCTAGGGAGTACATGGACCATTCACTAGTAACTATTTCATTCATGTGTTTCCGCTCAAAAAAAAAATCCATTCACGTGGAGCTTTGAGCTTTGTCTCCTTGGTATAA comes from Triticum aestivum cultivar Chinese Spring chromosome 5B, IWGSC CS RefSeq v2.1, whole genome shotgun sequence and encodes:
- the LOC123117228 gene encoding expansin-A13: MAGTYVRTAVALALGCLLLAIAADALEPSGWVRAHATFYGGSDASGTMGGACGYGNLYAQGYGARTTALSTALFSDGGACGQCYKVVCDRKTDKTWCKPGVSVTVTATNFCPPNWDLPSDKGGWCNPPRPHFDMAQPAWEKIGVYRGGIIPIIYQRVPCVKKGGVRFTISGHDYFELVLPTNVAAAGSIRAMDVRGSKSGDWMAMAHNWGANWHSLAYLNGQGLSFRVTITDGQTLVFSNVVPPSWRFGQTFSSNLQFK